In Deltaproteobacteria bacterium CG11_big_fil_rev_8_21_14_0_20_49_13, a genomic segment contains:
- a CDS encoding type II secretion system protein GspG has product MNRLRGMAGQRGMTLIEILIVITILGLVMTLVGSRVIKQFGKAKIKTTQLAMHQLSQAITEYQLDHNKIPTVGDGLSSLEPEYMETVPNDGFGNPFHYEVPGQNGKPFDIISDGPDGTPGTEDDIRLSEVGK; this is encoded by the coding sequence ATGAACAGACTAAGGGGGATGGCGGGACAACGAGGTATGACGCTCATCGAAATATTGATAGTCATTACCATTTTGGGCCTTGTGATGACGCTTGTCGGGAGCAGGGTCATCAAACAGTTCGGTAAGGCAAAGATAAAGACCACACAGCTTGCAATGCATCAGCTCTCGCAGGCGATAACCGAATATCAGCTGGACCACAACAAGATCCCAACGGTCGGCGACGGACTTTCGTCATTGGAACCAGAATATATGGAAACAGTGCCCAACGACGGTTTTGGCAACCCTTTCCATTATGAGGTGCCCGGACAGAACGGCAAGCCGTTCGATATAATATCTGACGGTCCTGACGGAACGCCCGGCACAGAGGACGATATAAGACTATCCGAAGTGGGAAAATGA
- the gspF gene encoding type II secretion system protein GspF — MPAYSYSGINDKGKNVTGSMEAENEKVARAKLRKSGIFPTSLALGGSIRSAKMGLSAQYDFKKLFSGIKKQEVSLMTRQMSTLLAAHVPLVDALQAMSEQISNEKLKNIVSEMRQKVVEGAKWSDTMKAYPKVFNGMYINMVNAGENSGALDIVLSRLADFTENQDKIRSKVTGAMIYPIIMGVVGVGLMTVLLTFMVPKMTAIFKGQKMVLPLPTRILIFISGTLSDYWYIILILLGVGIYFLMKWIKRPAGREYKDGLLLRMPVFGNLVRLVAISRFARTLSTLLSSGVPMLMAMDIVKNVVGNVVLLKAVEDTRDSVKEGESIAEPLKRSGHFPPLVTHMISIGEKTGSLEGMLERISDTYDAQVDNAVSTMLSLLEPILIMVMGGAITFVVISILLPILQMGDLGSLGR; from the coding sequence ATGCCGGCATATTCATATTCAGGTATCAACGACAAGGGAAAGAACGTTACGGGCTCAATGGAGGCCGAGAACGAGAAGGTGGCGCGCGCAAAGCTCCGCAAATCAGGAATATTCCCGACCTCGCTTGCGCTCGGCGGATCGATAAGGTCCGCGAAAATGGGCCTTTCGGCGCAGTACGACTTTAAAAAGTTATTCAGCGGCATTAAGAAGCAGGAGGTATCGCTCATGACCCGCCAGATGTCGACGCTTCTTGCCGCGCACGTTCCGCTTGTCGATGCGCTTCAGGCGATGTCCGAACAAATATCGAACGAAAAATTAAAGAACATCGTTTCCGAAATGAGACAGAAGGTGGTCGAGGGGGCCAAGTGGTCGGATACCATGAAGGCCTACCCCAAGGTCTTCAACGGGATGTATATCAATATGGTCAACGCGGGTGAGAACAGCGGCGCCCTTGATATCGTCCTTTCAAGGCTCGCCGATTTCACCGAAAACCAGGATAAGATAAGGAGCAAGGTAACCGGTGCCATGATCTATCCCATAATCATGGGTGTAGTGGGTGTAGGCCTCATGACGGTCCTTTTGACCTTCATGGTCCCCAAGATGACGGCCATATTCAAGGGGCAGAAGATGGTGCTTCCCCTTCCTACCCGGATACTCATATTTATCAGCGGAACACTTTCAGACTATTGGTATATTATCCTTATATTACTTGGTGTTGGCATATACTTCTTAATGAAATGGATCAAGAGGCCGGCGGGCAGGGAATACAAGGACGGGCTACTCCTTAGAATGCCCGTCTTCGGAAATCTTGTGAGGCTTGTCGCTATATCAAGGTTTGCCCGCACGCTTTCAACCCTTCTGTCGAGCGGCGTTCCGATGCTTATGGCAATGGATATAGTCAAGAACGTCGTCGGGAACGTGGTCTTACTGAAGGCGGTAGAAGATACCCGCGACAGCGTAAAAGAAGGTGAATCGATCGCCGAGCCCCTCAAAAGGAGCGGGCATTTTCCGCCTCTTGTGACCCACATGATATCGATAGGTGAAAAGACAGGTTCGCTTGAAGGGATGCTTGAGCGCATCTCCGATACTTACGATGCGCAGGTAGACAACGCCGTCTCTACCATGCTCTCTCTGTTGGAACCGATACTGATCATGGTAATGGGCGGCGCCATTACGTTCGTTGTTATATCTATTTTATTACCCATTCTACAAATGGGTGATCTTGGTTCACTTGGAAGATAA
- the gspE gene encoding type II secretion system protein GspE, which translates to MEDRSLGAILLETTTLTEAQLEQSLAVHREKGIKLGDALIQLKFLRTEDILKALSIQLGFPYENRINTDDIPADLIQNLPINYSKKNEVLPLRKEGNAIVVAVADPTNFYVIDDLRTLFASDIKPVIASSYEIVNAINTVYNRATGSGEDAMGDLDQNMGEINADFDEPVDLLDATDEAPIIRLVNSLLFRAVKQKASDIHIEPFEKELVIRFRIDGVLYDIMNPPKRAQNSIISRVKIMAGLNIAEKRLPQDGRIRIKIAGKDIDIRVSTIPTAFGESVVMRLLDKSAVLLDLNSLGLQGRQLDWMHELITKSHGIILVTGPTGSGKTTTLYAALSKINSKDIKIITIEDPIEYQIAGINQVQVNPKIELTFAAGLRAFLRQDPDVIMVGEIRDRETAEIAIQASLTGHLVISTLHTNDAPATVSRLVEMGVEPFLVSSSIIGVIAQRLVRTVCHDCAKKYNPPAEELEKLGLTLDDLRGRQLYKAVGCPNCLETGYMGRLAIYEFMLMNDEIRAEIMKGSDASSIRKVAAGTGMTTLMGDAATKILQGLTTVEEVLRVIQDNA; encoded by the coding sequence ATGGAAGATAGATCCTTAGGAGCCATACTTTTAGAGACGACTACCCTGACCGAGGCACAGCTCGAGCAGTCGCTGGCCGTTCATCGCGAGAAGGGGATTAAACTCGGCGACGCGCTGATTCAGCTCAAGTTTCTCCGTACAGAGGATATCTTGAAGGCTCTCTCCATCCAGCTCGGATTCCCATATGAGAATAGAATAAATACCGATGACATTCCGGCCGACCTGATACAGAACCTTCCCATTAACTATTCAAAAAAGAACGAGGTCCTTCCGTTAAGAAAAGAGGGAAACGCTATAGTGGTTGCCGTTGCCGATCCCACAAATTTTTATGTTATAGACGATCTTCGCACATTGTTCGCGAGCGATATAAAACCTGTCATCGCCAGTTCATATGAGATAGTCAACGCCATCAACACGGTCTATAACCGAGCGACCGGTTCGGGCGAAGATGCGATGGGCGATCTTGATCAGAACATGGGGGAGATCAACGCCGATTTCGACGAGCCGGTGGATCTCCTTGATGCCACCGATGAGGCGCCTATCATAAGGCTCGTCAACTCGCTTCTTTTCCGCGCCGTTAAGCAGAAGGCAAGCGATATTCACATCGAACCTTTTGAAAAGGAGCTGGTCATCCGCTTCAGGATAGACGGCGTCCTTTACGACATAATGAACCCGCCAAAGCGCGCTCAGAACTCCATCATCTCGCGCGTCAAGATCATGGCGGGTCTTAACATCGCCGAAAAGAGGTTGCCGCAGGACGGCCGCATCAGGATAAAGATCGCGGGGAAGGATATCGACATCCGTGTTTCTACTATACCAACGGCCTTCGGCGAAAGCGTTGTGATGCGTCTTTTGGATAAGAGCGCGGTCCTTCTCGACCTTAATTCTCTGGGCCTTCAGGGAAGGCAACTCGACTGGATGCACGAACTTATCACTAAGAGCCACGGGATCATCCTGGTCACCGGCCCCACCGGTTCCGGTAAGACCACAACACTTTATGCCGCGCTTTCAAAGATCAACTCAAAAGATATAAAGATAATAACCATTGAAGACCCGATAGAATATCAGATCGCGGGGATAAATCAGGTGCAGGTCAATCCCAAGATAGAACTGACGTTCGCCGCAGGCCTTCGCGCATTCTTGCGTCAAGACCCAGACGTGATAATGGTCGGAGAAATTCGTGACAGAGAGACCGCCGAGATCGCCATTCAGGCATCGCTAACAGGCCATTTGGTCATTTCAACTCTCCATACCAACGATGCTCCGGCCACGGTCTCGAGGCTTGTCGAAATGGGAGTGGAACCGTTCCTTGTTTCTTCCTCGATCATAGGTGTCATCGCCCAGAGGCTGGTAAGAACCGTCTGTCACGATTGCGCAAAGAAATACAATCCTCCTGCCGAAGAGCTAGAAAAACTGGGTCTTACGCTTGATGACCTTCGAGGAAGACAGTTGTACAAGGCCGTCGGTTGCCCCAATTGTCTTGAAACAGGTTACATGGGACGACTCGCTATATACGAATTCATGCTCATGAACGATGAGATAAGGGCGGAGATCATGAAAGGGTCGGACGCTTCGTCTATTAGAAAGGTCGCGGCGGGCACCGGAATGACAACGCTCATGGGCGATGCGGCAACAAAGATATTGCAGGGGCTTACGACCGTGGAAGAGGTGTTAAGGGTGATTCAGGATAACGCTTAA